From a region of the Armatimonas rosea genome:
- a CDS encoding sulfatase-like hydrolase/transferase: protein MRVLGYVFAALASLSSVAHAQAQQPERPNILWIVSEDNSAQWLGCYGNKEAKTPRLDALAKESAVFESAYSNAPVCAVARATLLMGAYSPTMGTQHMRSRHVIPAAYKPYVSYLREQGYYCTNNAKTDYNIKGNDTALWDVSSNRAHYKNRPSGKPFFAVFNIEISHESNLFPEKVQSNRDKGLIPQIPRLDPKTLFLPPYVPDLPEMRSDWAIYHDTISAMDKQVGEKLDELERSGQAENTIVFYYADHGGPTPRGKRYLEQTGVRIPLMVRVPKKWRSLSPFMPGQRVHEPVAFVDFAPTLLSLLGQPKPAQMQGRAFLGSKRVAVQPDAHVFLYADRFDELYGMRRGITDGRYKYIRRFLPHLAAAPYSYYQLTMPGWAAWQKAWQAGTLTGYHKALWEGPQATEELFDLQTDPWELKNLAGAPSQAARLAVLRGRLKQTMLDTRDTGIIPEPMFAELAPQKAIADYPLNRTKVLDTAFLATERNVKNLPTLQKALASPDALVRYWGALGCVVLGKAALPAKASLEPLLTDSSVTNRITAAHALVVLGQRERGVAALASELEKTNNEYAAQLIANTLTHQSALEAISPAWIEKTLANPKADEYLKRLAARLQKAPPAISAITAPPAALKAPAFYKKYISANGYPIVASEKVNDYALKEAAYLVNLLLAKRPDVRDAMIASGSRMCILAYNEFTTDQPDFAWLMPKDFWDRRARGLGGSETDPLCSCAEENLLGYPGDPYAAENILIHEFAHNIHLRGMVRVDKTFDSRVKACYESAMKAGLWKGKYASTNHHEYFAEGVQSWFDNNRENDHDHNHVNTRAELIEYDPGLAALCREVFGDTVLKYTKPATRLTGHMEGYNPKDAPTFVWPERLRNIKQAP, encoded by the coding sequence ATGCGCGTACTCGGTTATGTTTTCGCTGCCTTGGCAAGCCTCAGCAGTGTTGCGCACGCACAGGCGCAGCAGCCCGAGCGGCCCAATATTTTATGGATTGTCAGCGAGGACAACTCCGCGCAGTGGCTCGGGTGCTACGGCAACAAAGAGGCAAAGACGCCACGGCTCGACGCGCTGGCGAAGGAGAGCGCTGTCTTTGAGAGCGCCTACTCCAACGCCCCGGTCTGTGCGGTGGCGCGGGCAACCCTGCTCATGGGGGCCTACTCCCCCACCATGGGCACCCAGCACATGCGCAGCCGACATGTCATCCCAGCGGCCTACAAGCCCTATGTCTCCTACCTGCGCGAGCAAGGCTACTACTGTACCAACAACGCCAAGACCGACTACAACATCAAGGGGAACGACACCGCACTCTGGGATGTATCGTCGAATAGAGCGCACTATAAAAACCGCCCTAGCGGCAAGCCGTTTTTCGCGGTCTTCAATATCGAGATCAGCCACGAGAGCAATCTCTTTCCCGAAAAAGTCCAGAGCAACCGGGACAAGGGCCTGATCCCACAGATACCGCGCCTCGATCCCAAGACTCTCTTCCTGCCGCCCTATGTCCCGGACCTGCCGGAGATGCGCTCGGACTGGGCGATCTACCACGACACGATCAGCGCAATGGACAAGCAAGTGGGAGAGAAGCTCGATGAGCTGGAGCGCAGTGGGCAGGCCGAGAACACCATTGTCTTCTACTACGCCGACCACGGCGGCCCGACTCCACGCGGTAAGCGCTACTTAGAGCAGACCGGTGTCCGGATTCCCTTGATGGTGCGTGTGCCGAAAAAATGGCGGTCACTCTCCCCGTTTATGCCTGGCCAGCGGGTGCACGAGCCGGTCGCCTTTGTGGACTTTGCCCCCACCTTGCTCTCGCTCCTGGGCCAGCCCAAGCCCGCACAGATGCAAGGAAGGGCGTTCTTGGGAAGCAAACGGGTCGCTGTTCAGCCTGATGCTCATGTCTTTCTCTATGCCGACCGGTTTGATGAGCTCTACGGGATGCGCCGCGGGATCACCGATGGCCGCTACAAGTACATCCGGCGCTTCCTGCCGCACCTGGCCGCCGCCCCATACAGCTACTACCAGCTAACCATGCCCGGCTGGGCCGCGTGGCAGAAGGCCTGGCAAGCGGGGACACTCACGGGCTACCACAAGGCGCTCTGGGAGGGGCCGCAGGCCACGGAGGAGCTCTTCGATCTCCAGACCGATCCCTGGGAGCTCAAAAACCTCGCGGGGGCGCCCAGTCAAGCAGCGCGCCTAGCGGTGCTCCGGGGACGGCTCAAGCAGACCATGCTCGATACCCGCGATACGGGAATTATCCCTGAGCCGATGTTTGCGGAGCTCGCTCCCCAGAAAGCCATCGCCGACTACCCTCTGAACCGAACCAAAGTGCTGGACACCGCGTTTCTAGCGACCGAGCGCAACGTGAAGAACCTTCCCACGCTACAAAAAGCACTCGCCTCGCCAGATGCGCTCGTGCGCTACTGGGGGGCGCTCGGCTGCGTGGTCCTCGGGAAGGCCGCACTGCCCGCCAAGGCGAGCCTGGAGCCGCTTCTCACCGATAGCTCCGTGACCAACCGTATCACGGCGGCACACGCCCTGGTTGTCTTGGGACAGCGCGAGCGTGGGGTAGCTGCACTGGCAAGCGAGCTGGAGAAGACCAACAACGAGTACGCGGCCCAGCTAATCGCCAATACACTCACCCACCAGAGTGCCTTGGAGGCGATCTCCCCGGCATGGATCGAGAAGACCCTCGCAAACCCCAAGGCCGACGAGTACCTCAAGCGCCTTGCGGCTCGGCTCCAAAAAGCTCCCCCAGCGATTAGTGCGATTACCGCGCCACCCGCAGCGCTCAAGGCACCGGCGTTCTACAAAAAATACATCAGTGCCAATGGCTACCCGATTGTGGCATCGGAGAAAGTCAATGACTACGCGCTCAAGGAGGCGGCCTACCTCGTCAATCTCTTGCTCGCCAAGCGCCCCGATGTCCGTGATGCCATGATCGCCAGCGGCTCACGAATGTGCATCCTTGCCTACAATGAGTTCACCACAGACCAGCCCGACTTTGCTTGGCTCATGCCAAAAGATTTCTGGGACCGGCGTGCGCGCGGGCTCGGTGGGAGCGAGACCGACCCGCTCTGCTCCTGTGCAGAGGAGAATCTCTTGGGCTATCCGGGCGACCCCTACGCCGCAGAGAATATCCTGATCCATGAGTTCGCCCACAATATCCACCTGCGGGGCATGGTGCGCGTGGACAAGACCTTCGACTCCCGTGTGAAGGCCTGCTACGAGAGCGCCATGAAGGCGGGGCTCTGGAAGGGCAAGTACGCCTCCACCAACCACCATGAGTACTTTGCGGAGGGCGTGCAGTCCTGGTTCGACAACAACCGGGAGAACGACCACGACCACAACCATGTCAATACCCGCGCGGAGCTGATCGAGTACGACCCAGGGCTTGCGGCGCTCTGCCGTGAGGTCTTTGGGGACACGGTGCTCAAGTACACCAAGCCCGCGACAAGGCTCACCGGGCACATGGAAGGCTACAACCCAAAAGACGCCCCGACCTTTGTCTGGCCGGAGCGTCTCAGGAATATCAAGCAAGCCCCCTAA
- a CDS encoding arylsulfatase, with translation MKPNIIVVLADDLGYGELGCFGQKLIPTPHLDTMAAEGMKLTHFYAGAPVCAPSRSVLMTGLHTGHTRVRGNAGPTNPAAQLLRKSDLTVAEALKSAGYATALVGKWGLANEGEEGIPTNKGFDHFFGYLNQTHAHNPYPPFLLRGEKRVALRNVKHPACPEAQWKTGAGWAGEKCDFAPDLLADEALKWVEAHHKQPFFLYWSLITPHANNEATRGTGNGQEVPELGTFADKPWPAPDKAHAATVARLDADMGRLFALLKRLKIDNNTLVLFTSDNGHHREGANNPALFAASGPFRGLKRDLYDGGIRVPTIARWPGKVAPGTQSSHVSSFADLFPTLTTLIEAPLPPKTDGISFLPTLLGKPGQRAHKTLYWEFHEGGFSQAVVMDARWKALRTKRLDAPVELYDLASDPGETRNLAQSNPALVQRAKDLFRTERTDLPEWPITEAPAK, from the coding sequence ATGAAACCCAATATTATCGTTGTCCTCGCCGACGACCTAGGCTACGGCGAGCTAGGCTGCTTTGGCCAGAAGCTCATCCCGACACCGCATCTCGATACGATGGCGGCGGAGGGGATGAAGCTGACCCACTTCTACGCCGGAGCGCCGGTCTGTGCGCCGTCGCGCTCGGTCCTGATGACGGGGCTCCACACCGGCCACACGCGGGTTCGGGGCAACGCTGGGCCGACCAACCCAGCGGCGCAGCTGCTCCGAAAAAGCGATCTGACGGTGGCAGAGGCGCTAAAATCCGCAGGCTATGCCACGGCGCTGGTCGGCAAGTGGGGCCTCGCCAACGAGGGCGAAGAGGGTATCCCAACCAACAAGGGCTTCGACCACTTCTTCGGCTACCTCAATCAGACCCACGCCCACAACCCCTACCCGCCCTTTCTGCTACGTGGGGAGAAGCGGGTCGCGCTGCGCAATGTGAAGCACCCCGCCTGCCCCGAGGCGCAGTGGAAGACCGGCGCGGGCTGGGCGGGCGAAAAGTGCGACTTCGCCCCCGATCTCCTGGCCGACGAAGCCCTCAAGTGGGTAGAGGCGCACCACAAGCAGCCGTTCTTTCTCTACTGGTCGCTCATCACGCCCCACGCCAACAACGAGGCGACCCGTGGCACGGGCAACGGCCAAGAGGTTCCCGAGCTGGGTACCTTCGCCGACAAGCCCTGGCCCGCCCCCGATAAAGCGCACGCTGCGACAGTTGCTCGGCTCGATGCCGACATGGGGCGGCTCTTTGCTCTGCTCAAGCGGCTCAAGATAGACAACAACACGCTCGTGCTCTTTACCAGCGACAACGGCCACCACCGTGAGGGCGCCAACAACCCCGCGCTCTTTGCGGCCAGTGGCCCGTTCCGTGGCCTCAAGCGCGACCTCTACGACGGTGGCATTCGGGTCCCGACCATCGCGCGCTGGCCGGGCAAGGTCGCTCCGGGAACGCAGAGCAGCCATGTCAGCTCCTTCGCCGATCTCTTCCCCACCCTGACCACGCTCATAGAAGCCCCCCTGCCCCCCAAGACCGATGGGATTAGCTTCTTGCCGACCTTGCTGGGCAAGCCAGGGCAGCGGGCGCACAAGACACTCTACTGGGAGTTTCACGAGGGTGGCTTCTCGCAGGCGGTGGTCATGGACGCGCGCTGGAAGGCGCTTCGCACCAAGCGCCTCGATGCCCCAGTCGAGCTCTACGACCTCGCAAGCGATCCCGGTGAGACCCGCAACCTCGCCCAGAGTAACCCTGCGCTCGTGCAGCGTGCCAAAGACCTCTTCCGCACCGAGCGCACCGACCTGCCCGAGTGGCCCATTACGGAGGCTCCTGCCAAATGA
- a CDS encoding nucleoside deaminase: MQTDAEHLLELIAFTKPYETPFGARIVDSATGTVLLQVVNQVAENNDPTAHAELLAVRLACQQRQSPSLAGFTLYSTCEPCPMCMGSLLWAELDRVVFGATIADAARHYAQIYIPAQEVAQRSDFQTIVEGPLLQAECYTLFPKP, encoded by the coding sequence ATGCAAACGGATGCCGAGCACCTCCTGGAGCTGATCGCCTTCACAAAGCCCTACGAAACGCCCTTTGGGGCGCGGATCGTTGACTCGGCGACGGGCACGGTTCTGCTTCAGGTGGTCAACCAGGTCGCCGAGAACAACGATCCCACCGCTCATGCGGAGCTGCTCGCCGTGCGGCTCGCCTGTCAGCAGCGGCAGAGCCCTTCCCTCGCGGGCTTTACGCTCTACTCGACCTGTGAGCCCTGCCCGATGTGCATGGGGAGCCTTCTCTGGGCGGAGCTGGACCGAGTTGTCTTTGGCGCGACTATTGCGGATGCGGCAAGGCACTACGCCCAGATCTACATCCCCGCCCAGGAAGTAGCCCAGCGCAGCGACTTTCAGACAATTGTCGAGGGGCCGCTCCTCCAAGCGGAGTGCTATACTCTTTTTCCAAAACCATGA
- a CDS encoding sulfatase-like hydrolase/transferase: MILVDDMGFADIGCYGSEIPTPNLDALARDGVRFRQFYNTARCCPTRATLLTGLYAHQAGVGHMVEDKGLPGYSGHLNDQCATLAEVLGPAGYFTIMCGKWHVGQNLGVVPWKRGFERSLSAAAGGFYQPGDEKAKLFLNGQPNPPLPKSWYSTDLWTEYGITFIDEARAAKKPFFLYLAHNAPHFPLQAPAEDIARFRGKYRAGWDRLREDRLARQKQLGLAEPDWTLAPRPETVAAWESLSETEKDRFDHLMATYAACVWHMDKAVGTLVAALKERGELDNTLILFMSDNGGNAESGPNGRTQGDPSAPTSDWYCGQSWAWLQNTPFREYKHYTHEGGISTPLIAHWPTGIPRRRNGAWESQPGHLIDIMATVVDVSGARYPTGKVKPMEGVSLRPAFLGKPLARTQPLFWEHEGNRAIREGRWKAVAKENQPWELYDIERDRSERTNLASRETGRVTALAAKWDAWAARANVLPLGGWRGKKGAAEKTSTKTRFTLKAGEHLDRAEAPAIANRAFTITASFDTKTARDGVIVAQGGSALGYSLFLEDGKLVFAFRTKAGVTRVATPETVMGAHTARVEVTKNGALQLSLDGTRIGEAVGNGPLATLPTDGLDVGSDTGGKVVAYKQSDVFTGTITSVVIERESAT, encoded by the coding sequence GTGATTCTTGTGGACGACATGGGCTTTGCCGATATTGGCTGCTACGGCTCGGAGATTCCAACCCCCAACCTAGATGCGCTGGCCAGAGATGGAGTGCGTTTTCGACAGTTCTATAACACCGCACGCTGCTGCCCGACGCGGGCAACACTGCTCACGGGGCTCTATGCCCACCAAGCGGGCGTCGGGCACATGGTGGAGGACAAGGGGCTTCCAGGCTACTCCGGGCACCTCAATGACCAGTGCGCGACCCTGGCAGAGGTGCTAGGACCAGCGGGCTACTTCACGATTATGTGTGGCAAGTGGCATGTCGGGCAGAACCTGGGGGTGGTGCCCTGGAAGCGCGGCTTTGAGCGCTCGCTGAGTGCCGCCGCAGGGGGTTTCTACCAGCCGGGTGATGAGAAGGCGAAGCTCTTTCTCAATGGCCAGCCCAACCCGCCGCTCCCCAAGAGCTGGTACTCGACCGATCTTTGGACCGAGTACGGGATTACGTTTATCGACGAGGCACGCGCCGCCAAGAAGCCGTTTTTTCTCTATCTCGCCCACAACGCGCCGCACTTTCCGCTCCAAGCCCCCGCGGAGGATATCGCACGATTCCGCGGCAAGTACCGAGCGGGCTGGGACAGGCTGCGCGAGGACCGCCTTGCAAGACAAAAACAGCTCGGGCTGGCGGAGCCTGACTGGACACTCGCGCCCCGCCCCGAGACGGTTGCGGCCTGGGAGAGCCTGAGCGAGACGGAGAAAGACCGCTTCGACCACCTTATGGCGACCTACGCGGCGTGTGTCTGGCACATGGATAAAGCAGTAGGGACACTCGTGGCCGCCCTCAAAGAGCGGGGCGAGCTGGACAACACGCTGATCTTGTTTATGAGCGACAACGGAGGCAATGCAGAGTCCGGGCCAAACGGAAGGACACAGGGCGACCCGAGTGCCCCGACATCGGACTGGTACTGTGGACAGTCGTGGGCCTGGCTCCAGAACACGCCGTTTCGCGAGTACAAGCACTACACCCATGAGGGAGGCATCTCGACCCCCCTGATCGCCCACTGGCCCACCGGGATTCCGCGTCGCCGCAACGGAGCGTGGGAGTCGCAGCCGGGGCACCTGATCGACATCATGGCCACCGTGGTCGATGTCAGTGGCGCTCGCTACCCCACGGGTAAGGTCAAGCCCATGGAGGGGGTCAGCCTGCGCCCCGCGTTCTTGGGCAAGCCGCTCGCTCGGACACAGCCTCTTTTCTGGGAGCACGAGGGCAACCGCGCCATCCGTGAGGGGCGCTGGAAGGCAGTCGCAAAAGAAAACCAGCCCTGGGAGCTCTACGATATCGAGAGGGACCGCAGCGAACGGACAAACCTCGCCTCCCGCGAGACGGGGCGAGTCACGGCCCTGGCGGCAAAGTGGGATGCCTGGGCCGCGCGTGCCAATGTCCTCCCGCTGGGTGGCTGGCGCGGCAAGAAAGGCGCGGCGGAGAAAACCTCAACCAAGACACGCTTCACGCTCAAGGCAGGCGAGCATCTCGACCGGGCCGAGGCACCCGCAATCGCCAACCGAGCCTTCACCATCACCGCGAGCTTCGACACCAAGACGGCACGCGACGGGGTGATTGTCGCACAAGGAGGCTCGGCGCTGGGCTACTCCCTCTTCCTGGAGGACGGCAAGCTGGTCTTTGCCTTTCGCACCAAGGCTGGGGTAACCCGCGTGGCGACACCAGAGACCGTGATGGGAGCCCATACAGCGCGGGTGGAGGTGACGAAAAACGGTGCGCTCCAGCTGAGCCTGGATGGCACGCGTATCGGGGAGGCGGTGGGAAACGGGCCGCTGGCGACACTCCCCACCGATGGCCTGGATGTGGGAAGCGATACCGGGGGGAAAGTCGTTGCCTACAAACAGAGCGATGTGTTCACGGGGACGATTACATCGGTCGTGATTGAGCGGGAGAGCGCCACCTAA
- a CDS encoding sulfatase-like hydrolase/transferase, with the protein MVPPTLGMDRPNIVFILSDDLGWADTELYGKTKLYKTPNLLRLAKRGMVFSRAYSASPLCSPTRASILTGQSPARIGITAPNSHLPEVKLAASVQKSAPATSKALQCESATRLNTSYVTLAETLKSAGYATAHFGKWHLGAEPYSPLQQGFEVDLPHTSGPGPAGSFVAPWKFPKFSPRTPNEHIEDRMGDEAVAWMTQHKDKPFFLNYWQFSVHAPFDAKKSLIEKYKGVVDPKSPQRSPTYAAMVESMDDSIGKLLDALDRLGIADKTAIVFLADNGGNMYNTVDGTTPTSNAPLRGGKATVYEGGIRVPCVVSWPGVTKPGARNDEAIIQSTDFYPTLLELLKLKPEASPVFDGRSIARALNGKALAPKPIFTFFPHSPNVPDTLPPAVTVHSGDWKLIRLFHQGENGAHAYQLYNLKDDLSETNNLAASQPERVKQLDTLIEGFLKDTKAVVPLPNPTYNTKAKPEAAAPPAVDPLGGWKARGCEAVVTDGALTVTGAGPTPFLGFAAGKIGGPTTVSLRVKSSGGGPGKVEWLPTPQATDKAKSVGFTLQATGEWQELTITLPAEGTLGILRLYLPAQKAPLTVDWIEVKPTQGKSQRWNFEK; encoded by the coding sequence ATGGTTCCTCCTACCCTAGGAATGGATCGCCCCAATATCGTCTTCATTCTCTCCGATGATCTGGGGTGGGCAGATACGGAGCTGTACGGCAAGACAAAGCTCTACAAGACCCCGAACTTACTGCGCCTCGCCAAGCGCGGGATGGTGTTCTCACGCGCGTACTCGGCGAGCCCGCTGTGCTCCCCGACGCGGGCGAGCATTCTGACGGGACAGAGCCCGGCCCGAATTGGGATTACGGCCCCCAACAGTCACCTGCCCGAGGTAAAGCTGGCCGCATCGGTGCAGAAAAGCGCTCCGGCGACGTCAAAGGCCTTGCAGTGCGAGAGTGCGACGCGGCTGAATACAAGCTACGTCACGCTGGCAGAGACGCTGAAGTCTGCCGGGTACGCGACAGCGCACTTTGGTAAGTGGCACCTAGGCGCGGAGCCGTACTCGCCGCTTCAGCAGGGCTTTGAGGTGGATCTGCCGCACACCTCCGGCCCAGGTCCCGCAGGAAGCTTTGTCGCGCCGTGGAAATTCCCCAAGTTCTCGCCCCGTACACCAAACGAGCATATCGAGGATCGGATGGGCGACGAGGCCGTGGCCTGGATGACGCAGCACAAAGACAAGCCGTTCTTTCTCAACTACTGGCAGTTCTCGGTGCACGCCCCATTCGATGCCAAGAAGTCGCTGATCGAGAAGTACAAAGGGGTGGTAGACCCGAAAAGCCCGCAGCGCAGCCCCACCTACGCCGCGATGGTGGAGTCCATGGACGACAGCATCGGCAAGCTCCTAGACGCACTGGATCGCCTGGGGATCGCAGACAAGACGGCGATTGTCTTTCTCGCGGACAACGGCGGCAATATGTACAACACGGTCGACGGCACCACGCCCACCAGCAATGCCCCGCTCCGAGGCGGAAAGGCGACGGTCTATGAGGGAGGGATTCGTGTCCCATGTGTCGTGAGCTGGCCCGGAGTCACCAAACCAGGAGCACGCAACGACGAGGCCATTATCCAGAGCACGGACTTCTACCCAACACTTCTGGAGCTACTCAAGCTCAAGCCCGAAGCAAGTCCAGTCTTCGATGGGCGCAGTATCGCCCGCGCTCTGAATGGAAAAGCGCTCGCGCCCAAGCCCATCTTCACGTTCTTTCCCCACAGCCCCAACGTCCCCGACACGCTCCCGCCCGCCGTCACCGTGCACTCCGGCGACTGGAAATTAATCCGGCTCTTCCACCAAGGAGAAAACGGCGCACATGCCTACCAGCTCTACAACCTCAAGGACGATCTGAGCGAGACCAATAACCTCGCGGCCAGCCAACCGGAGCGGGTCAAGCAGCTGGATACGTTGATCGAGGGATTTCTCAAAGATACCAAGGCAGTCGTGCCCCTCCCCAATCCCACCTACAACACAAAGGCAAAGCCCGAAGCCGCCGCCCCACCTGCAGTTGATCCCCTAGGAGGCTGGAAAGCACGTGGCTGTGAGGCAGTCGTCACAGACGGCGCGCTTACCGTCACAGGGGCTGGCCCCACGCCGTTTCTGGGGTTCGCCGCAGGAAAAATCGGCGGCCCGACGACGGTCTCTCTGCGTGTAAAGAGTTCAGGCGGAGGCCCGGGCAAGGTCGAGTGGCTCCCGACACCGCAAGCCACCGACAAGGCAAAGTCGGTCGGCTTTACGCTTCAGGCAACGGGAGAGTGGCAGGAGCTCACTATCACGCTGCCCGCCGAAGGCACCTTGGGCATCCTACGGCTATATCTCCCCGCACAAAAAGCCCCGCTCACCGTGGATTGGATTGAGGTCAAACCAACCCAAGGAAAATCCCAACGCTGGAATTTTGAAAAATGA
- a CDS encoding family 20 glycosylhydrolase, translating into MLLTTLLASALALTTQPLRPALSLIPKPVSVTQVSGAFVLDEKVTIGTDVASRPAAQLLSGWLKATTGRETKVGGRGSISLKVNPALTNLGSEGYQLEVSSKGVGLSAPKYAGIVNGLQTFRQLWPTGKAPQFTLPAVRIEDQPTFAWRGMMLDVSRYFMDKAYVLHFLDIMAAHKLNVLHLHLIDDAGWRVEIKKYPKLTQIGGFRGEGAAREGGFYTQADIKEMVAYATARNITIVPEIELPAHTLSAVCAYPWLACTGKQHTMPTVHFISDDLYCAGKSTTWAFLKDVFDELCALFPSQYIHIGGDEAQYSKWRACPDCQKKKAELGLADEKALQGWMTREVEGMLAKKGKRILGWNEILRCGVSTTAGIMAWNDAKAAGDAARGGNPVVVALTTRCYFDMQQSKLRGELPGAGWSNPVTLQNAYDWDPMPTNLDAAQQKNILGVQGCLWTDMFLHKPEIKKPSPAAYCDYYLLPRAAALAEVAWTPQAQRRFPDFTERMKRQYVRYTDSGWNFRLPLPELTHSGDTVTATCPIEGGTVRYTTDGTDPTASSPELKGTVTVARFEDLKAITLAPDGKRTSLIFETLTPTNPFKQYGTKLGEWKSGKVGDRKAIPVDFDVSKLISGNGTYQITFVYTSGRERLDIDKVEVFRNTETLALATDRHHGFTGGATKDNVYTLKLEGFDPSASYTLRAHIYGDEGSDSNGVVLIKKVN; encoded by the coding sequence GTGCTTTTAACGACCCTGCTAGCAAGCGCCCTAGCCCTGACAACGCAGCCCCTCCGCCCCGCACTGTCGCTGATCCCCAAGCCGGTCTCGGTCACCCAAGTGAGCGGCGCGTTTGTGCTGGATGAGAAGGTGACCATCGGCACCGATGTCGCGAGCCGTCCGGCGGCGCAGCTCCTCTCCGGCTGGCTGAAGGCGACCACGGGGCGTGAGACCAAGGTCGGTGGGCGCGGTAGTATCTCGCTGAAGGTGAACCCAGCGCTCACCAACCTCGGCAGCGAGGGCTACCAGCTCGAGGTCAGCTCTAAGGGCGTGGGCTTGAGCGCCCCCAAGTACGCCGGGATTGTCAATGGCCTCCAGACCTTTCGCCAGCTCTGGCCGACGGGAAAAGCACCGCAATTCACGCTTCCCGCTGTCAGGATCGAGGACCAGCCGACCTTTGCCTGGCGCGGGATGATGCTGGATGTCTCGCGCTACTTTATGGACAAGGCCTATGTCCTGCACTTCTTAGACATCATGGCTGCCCACAAGCTCAATGTTCTCCACCTGCACCTGATCGACGATGCGGGCTGGCGGGTGGAGATCAAAAAATACCCCAAGCTCACCCAGATCGGGGGCTTTCGCGGCGAGGGCGCGGCGCGCGAGGGCGGCTTCTACACCCAGGCCGATATCAAGGAGATGGTCGCCTACGCCACGGCACGCAATATCACGATTGTCCCCGAGATCGAGCTCCCCGCCCACACGCTCTCGGCGGTCTGTGCTTATCCGTGGCTCGCCTGCACCGGCAAGCAGCACACGATGCCCACTGTCCACTTCATCTCCGACGATCTCTACTGCGCGGGGAAGTCCACTACCTGGGCGTTTCTCAAAGATGTCTTCGACGAGCTCTGCGCGCTTTTTCCGTCGCAGTATATCCATATCGGCGGCGATGAGGCGCAGTACAGCAAGTGGAGGGCCTGCCCGGACTGCCAGAAAAAGAAAGCCGAGCTCGGGCTCGCCGATGAGAAAGCGCTCCAGGGCTGGATGACCCGCGAGGTCGAGGGGATGCTCGCCAAGAAAGGCAAGCGCATTCTGGGCTGGAACGAGATCCTGCGCTGTGGGGTCAGCACGACCGCGGGGATCATGGCCTGGAACGATGCCAAGGCGGCGGGCGATGCGGCGCGGGGCGGCAACCCGGTCGTGGTGGCGCTGACCACGCGCTGCTACTTCGACATGCAGCAGAGCAAGCTCCGCGGGGAGCTCCCCGGCGCGGGCTGGAGCAACCCCGTCACGCTGCAAAATGCCTACGACTGGGACCCCATGCCCACCAATCTGGACGCGGCGCAGCAGAAGAACATCCTTGGCGTGCAGGGCTGCCTCTGGACCGACATGTTCCTCCACAAGCCCGAGATCAAGAAGCCCAGCCCCGCTGCCTACTGCGACTACTACCTCCTCCCCCGCGCCGCCGCCCTCGCCGAGGTGGCTTGGACCCCGCAGGCCCAGCGCCGCTTCCCGGACTTCACCGAGCGCATGAAGCGCCAGTATGTCCGCTACACCGACTCCGGCTGGAACTTCCGCCTGCCCCTGCCCGAGCTCACGCACAGCGGCGACACCGTCACCGCAACCTGCCCGATCGAGGGCGGCACGGTGCGCTACACCACCGACGGCACCGATCCCACAGCCAGCTCCCCGGAGCTCAAGGGCACGGTCACGGTCGCGCGCTTCGAGGACCTCAAGGCCATCACGCTCGCACCCGACGGCAAGCGCACCAGCCTGATCTTCGAGACGCTAACACCGACGAATCCATTCAAGCAATACGGCACCAAGCTCGGGGAGTGGAAGTCCGGCAAGGTTGGCGACCGCAAGGCGATCCCTGTGGACTTTGACGTCTCCAAGCTGATCTCCGGCAATGGGACTTACCAGATTACATTTGTCTACACCAGCGGCCGGGAGCGACTGGATATCGACAAAGTGGAGGTCTTTCGCAACACCGAGACACTCGCCCTCGCCACCGACCGACACCATGGCTTCACGGGCGGCGCGACCAAGGACAATGTCTACACCCTCAAGCTCGAAGGCTTCGACCCCAGCGCCTCGTACACCCTCCGCGCCCATATCTACGGCGACGAAGGCAGTGACTCCAATGGGGTTGTGCTAATCAAGAAAGTAAACTAG